From Armatimonadota bacterium, one genomic window encodes:
- the mdh gene encoding malate dehydrogenase produces MKVTVVGAGNVGATCAQRIAENAIADVYLVDVLEGFAAGKALDLAEAAPIVGHGSRISGGTEYGPAEGSDLVVITAGIARKPGMSRDDLLATNGKITTEVVTNVMAHAPEAILLMVSNPLDVTTYIAQQVSGHPRERVFGMAGVLDTARFRAFIAMELDCSPEDVTAMVLGGHGDSMVPLPRHSTVSGIPVTELIPEDRLASIVQRTRDGGAEIVGLLKTGSAFYAPSAAVTQMVASILRDEKRILPTCVQLTGEYGLDDVFVGVPAKLGKSGIEQIIELDLNEEESAALRKSADAVRETVNAWKAMA; encoded by the coding sequence ATGAAAGTCACTGTCGTCGGAGCCGGGAACGTTGGGGCCACCTGCGCCCAGAGAATTGCCGAGAATGCCATCGCCGATGTGTATCTCGTGGACGTGCTCGAAGGATTTGCGGCAGGCAAGGCGCTGGACCTTGCGGAAGCCGCACCGATCGTGGGCCACGGGAGCCGCATCAGTGGGGGGACCGAATACGGTCCCGCTGAGGGGTCGGACCTTGTGGTGATCACGGCGGGGATCGCACGGAAGCCCGGCATGTCTCGGGATGACCTCCTGGCAACCAACGGGAAGATCACGACGGAGGTGGTGACCAATGTTATGGCCCACGCGCCCGAAGCCATCCTGCTCATGGTCTCGAACCCCCTGGATGTGACCACGTACATCGCCCAGCAGGTATCGGGTCATCCGCGGGAACGGGTTTTCGGGATGGCCGGCGTTCTGGATACCGCACGGTTCCGCGCCTTCATCGCCATGGAACTGGACTGCTCGCCTGAAGATGTGACGGCAATGGTGCTCGGCGGCCATGGGGACTCCATGGTGCCGTTGCCCCGGCACTCCACCGTGAGCGGCATCCCCGTGACAGAGTTGATCCCTGAAGATCGGCTGGCCTCCATCGTCCAGCGCACCCGGGACGGTGGGGCGGAGATCGTGGGGCTGCTCAAGACCGGCAGCGCCTTCTACGCGCCCAGTGCGGCAGTGACTCAGATGGTGGCCTCGATCCTGCGGGACGAGAAGCGCATACTCCCCACCTGCGTTCAGCTAACTGGCGAGTACGGTCTGGACGATGTGTTCGTCGGCGTCCCCGCGAAGCTCGGGAAGAGCGGGATTGAGCAGATCATCGAGCTGGACCTGAACGAAGAGGAGTCCGCGGCCCTGCGTAAGTCCGCAGACGCCGTGCGCGAGACGGTAAATGCCTGGAAGGCGATGGCGTAG